From a single Vespa crabro chromosome 22, iyVesCrab1.2, whole genome shotgun sequence genomic region:
- the LOC124431776 gene encoding RIB43A-like with coiled-coils protein 2 isoform X2, which yields MLKFPRTTGEDRRIAASIERRRQIEEERKKRIFNPRFRNIGIDKEFLDRQVEEKRQQREEERAKECQLDESLVRSSKIALQLEKEQAEEKRRINEEIEAFRRLHQRREDRRDYDLYDPDALKTSLPCRVSDDDPRLGLASAQKFEGEDYNFREQDRMKKEEMRWWVEKQRKEREMAEKERKDAEKAYQEAVVSRDKRAVELEKLERECRRRLTEANASFNRAMAEEQEHRRLCEAAQDEEDKKAEIYNHVTGDFLTEAPEQAESNRGPKKPLASRYKGMTADQLKVFRDEQARQMEEIQKMKLDEKRINVEWDRLMNAHAQTAEAYQRELDRKKTELNKKIAEENLRLAEQQKSYQEYLNRVVYKNKPSLEYFLQFNKGTR from the exons ATGCTAAAATTTCCACGTACCACCGGGGAGGATCGAAGAATCGCGGCGAGTATCGAAAGGAGACgacaaatagaagaagaaagaaaaaaacgtatcTTTAATCCTCGCTTCAGAAATATCGGA atcgACAAGGAATTCTTGGATCGACAAGTGGAGGAAAAGAGACAGCAACGCGAGGAAGAACGCGCTAAGGAATGCCAGCTAGACGAGAGTCTTGTACGCAGCAGCAAGATAGCTTTGCAATTGGAAAAGGAACAAGCAGAG GAAAAACGACGAATAAACGAAGAGATCGAAGCGTTTCGTCGACTCCATCAGAGACGCGAGGACCGTCGGGATTACGATCTTTACGATCCGGATGCTCTGAAGACGTCGCTACCTTGTCGAGTCAGTGACGATGATCCACGTTTGGGACTGGCCTCGGCCCAAAA ATTCGAAGGCGAGGATTACAACTTTCGAGAACAAGATCGaatgaagaaagaggaaatgcGTTGGTGGGTCGAGAAGCAAAGGAAGGAACGCGAGATGGcggaaaaggaacgaaaggaTGCCGAGAAAGCGTACCAGGAAGCCGTTGTCTCGAGGGACAAACGTGCCGTCGAGTTGGAAAAGTTGGAGCGAGAATGTCGTCGAAGGTTGACCGAGGCCAACGCGAGTTTCAACAGGGCAATG GCGGAGGAGCAAGAACACCGACGACTTTGCGAAGCCGCTCAAGACGAGGAGGACAAGAAGGCGGAAATCTACAATCACGTGACCGGAGATTTCCTGACGGAAGCCCCCGAGCAAGCGGAGAGCAACCGTGGACCGAAGAAACCGCTCGCATCGCGTTACAAGGGCATGACGGCCGATCAACTCAAGGTCTTCAGAGATGAGCAAGCACGACAAATGGAGGAAATCCAG aaaatgaaattggaTGAGAAACGAATAAATGTGGAATGGGACCGACTGATGAACGCGCACGCTCAAACTGCCGAGGCTTATCAACGTGAGCTCGATCGAAAGAAGAC GGAACTCAATAAGAAGATCGCGGAGGAAAACTTGAGGCTCGCCGAGCAACAAAAGTCTTATCAGGAGTATTTGAATCGCGTCGTATATAAGAACAAACCATCCCTTGAATATTTCTTGCAGTTCAACAAGGGAACGcgttaa
- the LOC124431776 gene encoding RIB43A-like with coiled-coils protein 2 isoform X1, with protein sequence MVTNKRPLELARRRTCIEMLKFPRTTGEDRRIAASIERRRQIEEERKKRIFNPRFRNIGIDKEFLDRQVEEKRQQREEERAKECQLDESLVRSSKIALQLEKEQAEEKRRINEEIEAFRRLHQRREDRRDYDLYDPDALKTSLPCRVSDDDPRLGLASAQKFEGEDYNFREQDRMKKEEMRWWVEKQRKEREMAEKERKDAEKAYQEAVVSRDKRAVELEKLERECRRRLTEANASFNRAMAEEQEHRRLCEAAQDEEDKKAEIYNHVTGDFLTEAPEQAESNRGPKKPLASRYKGMTADQLKVFRDEQARQMEEIQKMKLDEKRINVEWDRLMNAHAQTAEAYQRELDRKKTELNKKIAEENLRLAEQQKSYQEYLNRVVYKNKPSLEYFLQFNKGTR encoded by the exons ATGGTAACCAA CAAGAGACCGCTTGAATTGGCTCGTCGTCGAACTTGCATCGAGATGCTAAAATTTCCACGTACCACCGGGGAGGATCGAAGAATCGCGGCGAGTATCGAAAGGAGACgacaaatagaagaagaaagaaaaaaacgtatcTTTAATCCTCGCTTCAGAAATATCGGA atcgACAAGGAATTCTTGGATCGACAAGTGGAGGAAAAGAGACAGCAACGCGAGGAAGAACGCGCTAAGGAATGCCAGCTAGACGAGAGTCTTGTACGCAGCAGCAAGATAGCTTTGCAATTGGAAAAGGAACAAGCAGAG GAAAAACGACGAATAAACGAAGAGATCGAAGCGTTTCGTCGACTCCATCAGAGACGCGAGGACCGTCGGGATTACGATCTTTACGATCCGGATGCTCTGAAGACGTCGCTACCTTGTCGAGTCAGTGACGATGATCCACGTTTGGGACTGGCCTCGGCCCAAAA ATTCGAAGGCGAGGATTACAACTTTCGAGAACAAGATCGaatgaagaaagaggaaatgcGTTGGTGGGTCGAGAAGCAAAGGAAGGAACGCGAGATGGcggaaaaggaacgaaaggaTGCCGAGAAAGCGTACCAGGAAGCCGTTGTCTCGAGGGACAAACGTGCCGTCGAGTTGGAAAAGTTGGAGCGAGAATGTCGTCGAAGGTTGACCGAGGCCAACGCGAGTTTCAACAGGGCAATG GCGGAGGAGCAAGAACACCGACGACTTTGCGAAGCCGCTCAAGACGAGGAGGACAAGAAGGCGGAAATCTACAATCACGTGACCGGAGATTTCCTGACGGAAGCCCCCGAGCAAGCGGAGAGCAACCGTGGACCGAAGAAACCGCTCGCATCGCGTTACAAGGGCATGACGGCCGATCAACTCAAGGTCTTCAGAGATGAGCAAGCACGACAAATGGAGGAAATCCAG aaaatgaaattggaTGAGAAACGAATAAATGTGGAATGGGACCGACTGATGAACGCGCACGCTCAAACTGCCGAGGCTTATCAACGTGAGCTCGATCGAAAGAAGAC GGAACTCAATAAGAAGATCGCGGAGGAAAACTTGAGGCTCGCCGAGCAACAAAAGTCTTATCAGGAGTATTTGAATCGCGTCGTATATAAGAACAAACCATCCCTTGAATATTTCTTGCAGTTCAACAAGGGAACGcgttaa